The Plasmodium knowlesi mitochondrion, complete genome DNA window AAGTTAGGATAATAAAATAATAGTTACCATAGCTGTAGATGGATGCTTCGATATATATTATATTTAAGTATTAATCGAGATTACATGCTCAGCCGCCAAAAATAAAACGATATTATTACCGTACAAGCCGTTAGCAAGACATGATAGGGAGTTGACAAGTTAAAGAAGTTCTGGTTTATAATAGATACGTTATAAAAGTTAGGATGTATGGGATAATTGTAGTACACCTTAATTGGTTTAACAATATTTGGTTTATAGATATTATGTTCGGTATTGCATGCCTGGTGTTTTTAAATTAAGACGCTGACTTCCTGGCTAAACTTCCCAATGATATATCTTCCAAATAGATTTCGTAGAAAACCGTCTATATTCATGTTTGATTGACCTTTAACCGCTAATTACGAATCTTCCAAGAATATTTCAAGAGTCCAAGGTTCGGTCTATTATTTTCCTGTTCTGTAATTAGATCACATGTTTTATAGTTCATGGAGATATGACTATACCACTATTCATAGAGACAACTTATGGCATCTCTCTCGATTTCCAGTTGTTGAGTTACTAAGAGGATTCTCTCCACACTTCAATTCGTACTTCCACTACCAGAATATAATCACCTGTTATAATGTTCTAGGTTTTTTCGCGTTTTTTCAGGAGAAATCCGTATATCGATGTTTTTAAAATCTACGCTATTGGATTCAACGTCCAGGACTTCCTGACGTTTAATAACGATTTCTACTTCCAGCAGCCATTTTGGTTCAGCTACAAGTTCACTGTCAACTACCATGTTACGACTTCGCACCGACTGTTTTCTTTTACCTTACGAGTCGATCAGGAAGGTTTCATCCTTAAATCTCGTAACCATGCCAACACATAAGAACTTTTTAGGGAAGTTAAGGTGCTCAGGGTCTTACCGTCGGGCCGTATGATTCCACATATTCATGGATAATTCTATTTATTAGGAGTCTCACACTAGCGACAATGGGGAAGTCGTTACACCGTTCATGCAGGACGGAGATTACCCGACAAGGAATTTTGCTACCTTAGGACCGTTTACGATACAGCCGCCGTTTATCATTGATGCCGGGCAGATGTCAGTAACTTGAATTATTCATCAGAATTATCAGTGACTTGTGTTGTAACCTTACAGACGCTTCCAGAATATAACTTCTTATAAATGGTAGCGCCGGTTTCCCGGGTATCCAATCCAGTGCTCCATTCAAGGCATAGAGACTCAGCCTGTGTTCAACTTTGTAGGATTTATAGCTTTTGGTATCTCGTAATGTAGAACAATAATGGGTTGACCGTCAAATCCTTTTCATTAAAAGAGTGGATTAATGCCCAGCCAACACCATCCAATTTGATTGGGAATAATCTGTGTTACAATACTTTTTGATCCCAGGCTGGTAAAAAATGTAAACTTTTAGCCCGAAAGAATAGAAACAGATGCCAGGCCAAAAACCCAAAAATAGAGCTATGACGCTATCATTTTAACAAGTTAGATAAATTCTTTCATAGAACTTAACGTTTCATCTTCCATACATAAATAAAACGGTAGATAGGGAACAAACTGCCTCAAGACGTTCTTAACCCAGCTCACGCATCGCTTCTAACGGTGAACTCTCATTCCAATGGAACCTTGTTCAAGTTCAAATAGATTGGTAAGGTATAGCGTTTACTATCGAATGAAACAATGTATTCCACCGCTAGTGTTTGCTTCTAACATTCCACTTGCTTATAACTGTATGGACGTAACCTCCAGGCAAAGAAAATGACCGGTCAAAACGGAATCAATTAACTATGGATAGCTGATACTAACAATTTATCATTACTCAAGTCAGCATAGTCTATATGAAGGTTTCTATGGAAACACACTTCCCTTCTCGCCATTTGATAGCGGTTAACCTTTCTTTTCCTTACGTACTCTAGCTTTTTACACAACTTAATTGTCTATACTAGATACTATGGACGAAACAGGACATATATTCATTATTCTGAATAGAAAAAGAACTCTATAAATAACCATACAATTTCAACAAAATGCCAGTATAATATTGTAATTTGATCAGTATGAGGTAATAATATATAAGATATACCATATAATGAATATGACCATTCACAATTAGTATCGTAAACTTCTATTATTCTTATAAAATATATTAATAATAATAATAAACCAACTATAACATGTGAAAAATGTAAACCTGTAACACAATAAAATAATGTACCTGATATAGCATCATTTATACAATATCCTAAATGTAAGTATTCAGTTGTTTGAAGTGATGCAAAACATTCTCCAAGTAAGTATATTATAAATATAATACTAGAAATTTCTAAACTCATTCCTTTTTCTATTAGAAATTGTAAACATGCTGTCATACATGATGCACTTGCTAAAATAAATGTAATAGTTAAAATTAACATTCTTGATGATGTGAAAATGATTCCTTCACTATATAATGGATATGGAGATAAACTAAAATGTAAAATACCCCAGAAGTATGTAATAAATAATAATGCTTCAGATATAATTATAGATAACATTCCTGATACTAATGATGAAAATACAGAATAAAAACTTTCTCTAATAGAATATACAAATATTATAAAAATAATAGGATTGAATGTAAATAAAATACCAACAGAAAAATATTTTAAAGATGTTCCATATAAAGATGTTAATGAAGGATAAGATACTAAATGTGCTTTTATATTATTATAGTTACTAAATATAAAAAATATATTTATAAGAACGGTAATTTTGTGTGCCGTTAACATATAACGGTAAGAAGGTTCGCCGGGGATAACAGGTTATAGTATATATAGAGCTCAAATCTTTATATACTATTGGCACCTCCATGTCGTCTCATCGCAGCCTTGCAATAAATAAATATTATTTAGCGTGTATTGTTGCCTTGTACACACCGCTCGTCACGCAAATTTATATCACTAAGATAAAGAACTCCAGGCGTTAACCTGTAGAGTTGAGATGGAAACAGCCGGAAAGGTATCATTACGTCCAAACTATAAGAATATATGAAATATACTAGCATGGGACAAAAAAATATTATGTTGTTGGTTTAAGCCCTTTTACCATACAAGAGATCGCGTACTTTGGACTGAAAAAAGCTGTGAGGAAACTACATTAAAGGAACTCGACTGGCCTACAATATAAGAACGAACGCTTTTAACGCCTGACATGGATGGATAATACTCGACTTTTCCAAAGTATAACCGCTGTCGCTGGGACTGTATGGATCGAATCTTACTTATTCATATCCAAGCCTCATTTATGATTTATTTTTTTTTAATAGATATACACTTATTACAAATTGCAATCATAAAACTTTAGGTTTATACTATTTATGGTTTTCATTTTTATTTGGTAGTTATGGATTTTTATTATCTGTTATTTTACGTACAGAATTATATTCTTCTTCTTTAAGAATAATTGCACAAGAAAATGTTAATTTATACAATATGATATTTACATTACATGGAATAATTATGATATTTTTTAATATAATGCCAGGATTATTTGGAGGATTCGGTAATTATTTTCTACCAATTTTATGCGGTTCTCCAGAACTTGCATATCCAAGAATTAATAGTATATCTTTATTATTACAACCAATAGCTTTTATATTAGTCATTTTATCTACAGCAGCAGAATTTGGAGGAGGTACTGGATGGACTTTATATCCACCATTGAGTACATCACTTATGTCTTTATCTCCTGTTGCAGTAGATGTAATCATTATTGGTCTTTTAGTGTCTGGTATTGCTAGTATTATGTCTTCTTTAAATTTTATTACTACTGTAATGCATTTAAGATCTAAAGGTTTAACACTTGGTATACTAAGTGTATCTACATGGTCATTAATAATTACATCTGTAATGTTATTATTGACATTACCTGTATTAACAGGTGGTGTTTTAATGTTATTATCAGATTTACATTTTAATACATTATTTTTTGATCCTACATTTGCTGGAGATCCTATTCTATATCAACATCTATTCTGGTTCTTTGGACATCCTGAAGTATATATTTTAATATTACCAGCATTTGGAGTTATTAGTCATGTAATATCTACAAATTATTGTAGAAGCTTATTCGGTAATCAATCTATGATTTTAGCAATGAGTTGTATTGCTATATTAGGAAGTGTTGTATGGGCTCATCATATGTATACTACAGGTTTAGAAGTAGATACAAGAGCATTTTTTACATCTACAACTATATTAATATCTATACCTACTGGAACAAAAATATTTAATTGGATATGTACATACATGGGTAGTAATTTTGGTATAACTCATAGTTCATCTTTATTATCATTACTATTTATATGTACATTTACTTTTGGTGGTACTACAGGAGTAATATTAGGAAATGCAGCTATTGATATTGCATTACATGATACTTATTATGTAATTGCTCATTTTCACTTTGTATTATCTATAGGTGCAATAATTGGATTGTTTACATTAGTAAGTAGTTTTCAAGAAAACTTTTTTGGTAAACATTTACGTGAAAATTCTATAATTATACTATGGTCAATCTTATTTTTTATTGGAGTTGTTTTAACATTCTTACCTATGCATTTTCTTGGATTTAATGTAATGCCTAGACGTATTCCTGATTATCCAGACGCTTTAAATGGATGGAATATGATTTGTTCAATTGGATCAACTATGACTTTATTTGGGTTTTTAATTTTTAAATAATATAAATTTTTTGTTTATATGAATTATTATTCTATTAATTTAGCTAAAGCACATTTATTAAATTACCCATGCCCATTAAATATTAATTTCTTATGGAATTATGGATTTCTTTTAGGTATTATATTCTTTATACAAATATTAACAGGTGTATTTTTAGCTAGTCGTTATACTCCAGAAATTTCTTACGCATACTACAGTATACAACATATTTTAAGAGAATTATGGAGTGGATGGTGTTTTAGATATATGCATGCTACAGGTGCATCTCTTGTATTTTTATTAACTTATTTACATATTTTAAGAGGATTAAATTACTCATATTTATATCTACCATTATCATGGATATCAGGATTAATCATATTTGCATTATTTATAGTTACAGCTTTTATAGGTTATGTTTTACCTTGGGGACAAATGAGTTATTGGGGTGCAACTGTCATAACTAATTTATTATCTTCAATTCCAGTATTAGTCATTTGGTTATGTGGAGGATATACAGTAAGTGATCCAACAATTAAAAGATTTTTTGTATTACATTTTATACTTCCTTTTGTAGCATTATGTATTGTATTTATACATATATTCTTTTTACATTTACATGGTAGCACTAATCCTTTAGGGTATGATACAGCTTTAAAAATACCCTTCTATCCAAATCTATTAAGTCTTGATGTAAAAGGATTTAATAATATATTTATATTATTCTTATTACAAAGTATTTTTGGTATAATTCCATTATCTCATCCAGATAATGCTATATTAGTTAATACATATGTTACACCAATTCAAATTGTTCCTGAATGGTACTTTTTACCATTTTATGCAATGTTAAAAACAATACCTAGTAAAACAGCAGGTTTATTAATTGTTTTAGCATCTT harbors:
- the cox1 gene encoding cytochrome oxidase subunit 1 (start codon not determined), yielding LFFFNRYTLITNCNHKTLGLYYLWFSFLFGSYGFLLSVILRTELYSSSLRIIAQENVNLYNMIFTLHGIIMIFFNIMPGLFGGFGNYFLPILCGSPELAYPRINSISLLLQPIAFILVILSTAAEFGGGTGWTLYPPLSTSLMSLSPVAVDVIIIGLLVSGIASIMSSLNFITTVMHLRSKGLTLGILSVSTWSLIITSVMLLLTLPVLTGGVLMLLSDLHFNTLFFDPTFAGDPILYQHLFWFFGHPEVYILILPAFGVISHVISTNYCRSLFGNQSMILAMSCIAILGSVVWAHHMYTTGLEVDTRAFFTSTTILISIPTGTKIFNWICTYMGSNFGITHSSSLLSLLFICTFTFGGTTGVILGNAAIDIALHDTYYVIAHFHFVLSIGAIIGLFTLVSSFQENFFGKHLRENSIIILWSILFFIGVVLTFLPMHFLGFNVMPRRIPDYPDALNGWNMICSIGSTMTLFGFLIFK
- the cox3 gene encoding cytochrome oxidase subunit 3 (start codon not determined), whose product is FIFSNYNNIKAHLVSYPSLTSLYGTSLKYFSVGILFTFNPIIFIIFVYSIRESFYSVFSSLVSGMLSIIISEALLFITYFWGILHFSLSPYPLYSEGIIFTSSRMLILTITFILASASCMTACLQFLIEKGMSLEISSIIFIIYLLGECFASLQTTEYLHLGYCINDAISGTLFYCVTGLHFSHVIVGLLLLLIYFIRIIEVYDTNCEWSYSLYGISYILLPHTDQITILYWHFVEIVWLFIEFFFYSE
- the cytb gene encoding cytochrome B, coding for MNYYSINLAKAHLLNYPCPLNINFLWNYGFLLGIIFFIQILTGVFLASRYTPEISYAYYSIQHILRELWSGWCFRYMHATGASLVFLLTYLHILRGLNYSYLYLPLSWISGLIIFALFIVTAFIGYVLPWGQMSYWGATVITNLLSSIPVLVIWLCGGYTVSDPTIKRFFVLHFILPFVALCIVFIHIFFLHLHGSTNPLGYDTALKIPFYPNLLSLDVKGFNNIFILFLLQSIFGIIPLSHPDNAILVNTYVTPIQIVPEWYFLPFYAMLKTIPSKTAGLLIVLASLQLLFLLAEQRSLTTIIQFKMTFGAREYSVPMIWFMCSFYALLWIGCQLPQDIFILYGRLFIILFFFSGLFTLVHYKRTHYDYSSQANI